In one window of Nerophis ophidion isolate RoL-2023_Sa linkage group LG05, RoL_Noph_v1.0, whole genome shotgun sequence DNA:
- the lrrtm2 gene encoding leucine-rich repeat transmembrane neuronal protein 2, producing MHGKKRVTKGGKRRRRRRKTIGLTVTAPDQVGNDIRYTSRICLKKETIQIYSGFHGTENLNKKNILGHGILYFVSFAWAHNCFISKATGVFRAFSKGFFPFGFFFHVVAQKVCGEGQLNAASDVHKRMGFHSRWPLVGPAPAALCLYLISMLLVCLLPSASCTTCPQKCRCEDLQFYCDTQGLQAPPDGVDKGALGLSLRHNSITELSPDQFYGFSQLTWLHLDHNQITTVQEDAFQGLYKLKDLNLSSNRITKLPNTTFIHLINLQILDLSFNQMTALEPELFHGLRKLQILHLRSNLLRTTPVRAFWDCRSLEYLGLSSNRLRSLARNGFAGLIKLKELHLEHNQLTKINLAHFPRLVGLQFLYLQWNKINNITCGMEWTWATLDKLDLTGNEIRVLTPDIFQTLPNLKILLLDNNKLSSLDAQVMDMWQSLSTIGLSSNLWECTKRICSLATWLSTFKGRWEHSILCHSPEYAQGEEILDAVYGFQLCHNFSAPVVQTISTTTDATTAAEMTSSLFGIMQPTPTQDFAEDFGSFTTATTTTTTIQTPIISQTTTTAMEEAAVTDDFSIMDNTIMTHRVIMGTMALLFSFFFIIFVVYISRKCCPPTLRRIRHCNAIQNRRQMRTQQRQPMADLATQVPYNEYEPSHEEGALVIINGYGQCKCQQLPYKECEV from the exons ATGCA TGGAAAGAAAAGGGTAACGAAAGGAGgaaaaagaaggaggaggaggaggaaaaccATCGGACTCACTGTTACTGCACCTGATCAAGTTGGAAATGATATACGTTATACGTCAAGGATTTGTTTGAAAAAGGAGACAATTCAAATATATTCTGGATTTCATGGGACAGAAAATTTAAACAAGAAAAACATCTTGGGACATggaattttatattttgtttcatTTGCGTGGGCTCACAATTGCTTCATTTCAAAAGCGACTGGTGTATTTCGGGCTTTTTCGAAGGGTTTTTTTCCCTTTGGATTTTTCTTCCATGTGGTTGCTCAAAAAGTCTGCGGAGAAGGACAGTTGAATGCGGCTTCCGATGTGCACAAAAGAATGG GTTTTCATTCAAGGTGGCCATTGGTGGGACCTGCACCAGCGGCTCTTTGTCTGTATTTGATCAGCATGCTCCTTGTGTGCCTGCTGCCTTCTGCATCATGCACAACCTGCCCTCAAAAATGCCGCTGTGAGGACCTGCAGTTCTACTGCGACACCCAGGGACTTCAGGCACCCCCAGATGGGGTAGACAAAGGGGCTCTGGGACTTTCACTACGGCACAACAGCATCACTGAGCTCAGCCCTGATCAATTCTATGGATTCAGTCAGCTCACCTGGTTACATCTAGACCACAACCAGATCACCACAGTTCAAGAAGATGCCTTTCAGGGGCTCTACAAGTTGAAGGACCTCAATCTGAGCTCTAATCGAATCACCAAGTTGCCCAATACAACCTTCATCCACCTCATCAATCTACAGATTTTGGACCTGTCCTTCAATCAGATGACTGCTTTGGAACCAGAACTGTTTCATGGATTAAGAAAGCTCCAAATACTCCACCTACGCTCCAATTTACTTCGTACCACACCTGTGCGGGCGTTCTGGGACTGCCGCAGCCTGGAATATCTTGGTCTGAGCAGCAACCGTCTACGGAGTCTAGCTCGAAATGGCTTTGCTGGGCTCATTAAACTAAAAGAGCTCCACTTGGAGCACAATCAGTTGACAAAGATCAACTTGGCCCATTTCCCACGCCTCGTTGGCCTCCAATTTCTGTATCTACAGTGGAATAAAATCAACAACATAACATGTGGGATGGAGTGGACCTGGGCGACTTTAGATAAGCTGGACCTAACCGGAAATGAGATTCGTGTTTTGACACCAGACATATTTCAAACGCTGCCAAATCTAAAAATTTTGCTGTTGGATAACAACAAACTAAGCAGTCTGGATGCCCAAGTGATGGATATGTGGCAGTCTCTAAGTACTATTGGGTTGTCTAGCAACCTCTGGGAATGTACCAAAAGGATTTGCTCTCTAGCCACTTGGCTGAGCACCTTCAAGGGAAGGTGGGAACATTCCATTCTCTGCCATAGCCCTGAATACGCCCAAGGTGAGGAAATACTTGATGCTGTGTATGGATTCCAACTTTGTCATAATTTCTCAGCACCAGTTGTGCAGACAATTAGTACAACCACAGACGCTACTACAGCTGCAGAGATGACAAGCTCCTTGTTTGGAATAATGCAGCCAACCCCTACACAGGACTTTGCAGAGGATTTTGGGAGCTTTACCACAGCCACAACCACAACAACCACAATACAAACACCTATTATTTCTCAAACAACCACTACTGCAATGGAAGAGGCAGCAGTAACAGATGACTTTTCCATAATGGACAACACTATTATGACACATAGGGTTATCATGGGAACAATGGCTCTTCTATTTTCgttctttttcatcatttttgtTGTATATATCTCACGAAAGTGCTGCCCTCCAACCTTGCGCCGGATACGCCACTGTAATGCTATTCAGAACCGCCGGCAGATGAGGACCCAGCAGAGGCAGCCTATGGCAGATCTAGCTACACAGGTGCCCTATAATGAGTATGAACCCAGTCACGAAGAAGGAGCACTTGTGATCATCAATGGCTACGGGCAGTGCAAGTGTCAGCAACTGCCTTATAAAGAGTGTGAAGTATGA